The sequence below is a genomic window from Longimicrobium sp..
GCGCGGTGGGTCTCGGCGGCGGTCGTCATCGTCAGCGTTCCCCCAGGCCGCCCAGCACGGGCTTGATGTCGATCACCGGCGTCCCGTCGATCGCCTCCAGCGCGTCCACGCGGAAGCGGTTCGAGCCCGTCTCGGCGATGCGGACGCGGTGGATGCCGATGGGGTTGGGGCGGTCGGGAGAGCGCGTGCTGAACACGCCCGTGAGCGGCGCGTCCGGGTTGCCGCGCGGATGCACGGAGAGCGCCGTGCGGTCGCCGCGATCGAGCCAGGTGAGCACGAGGATTTCATCCCCCGTCTTCAGGTCCTTCGCCGCCTCCGCGAAGGCGGGATCCAGCTCCAGCCACGCCGAGGGCGCGCCCTCGTCCGCCTGGCGCGGGGCGTCCGCG
It includes:
- the tsaA gene encoding tRNA (N6-threonylcarbamoyladenosine(37)-N6)-methyltransferase TrmO, translating into MFDVISIGHVRSTLATRADAPRQADEGAPSAWLELDPAFAEAAKDLKTGDEILVLTWLDRGDRTALSVHPRGNPDAPLTGVFSTRSPDRPNPIGIHRVRIAETGSNRFRVDALEAIDGTPVIDIKPVLGGLGER